A region from the Ammospiza nelsoni isolate bAmmNel1 chromosome 1, bAmmNel1.pri, whole genome shotgun sequence genome encodes:
- the FBXO43 gene encoding F-box only protein 43 encodes MSDSPLVRFNILKRNRLTPPRSSFKYSNFKDMCRTSAFLDSRCNESGKDPEADREEAPSVTSVSLLQGHSEHVHPSAFFSRSPPIEKELNSISLSEERETKRSADFFETPKSGRKGSSLRRRLLLPNTVEAGTTVGCCERQLSSSGSIRKKIFSCVLSSEEKLSQTAAYSPKGYKTLTTSTSEPENSNPNSPKRRLSFSQQRTSTLEDSQCKDPLLLESEGLSPIQWKDVTASNTKEFNENILMSVKDGVLRTPAYSRSSLPEASEGKYLTSIPSPVENLNFGLCDINSSPVKVANYADLSTPEDSGYNSLPLDKSGDSLSDYDGSFQELFQKHKEDSRTLDSKRKTRKLERVRRLSTLRELGSQSDTEDNHGSPTSMHLLTKERDFVSEDHELVLKEQPSGDLVVSHGDFSRTPALKLIHEICLQKQRLHQKQISENIDGTEIFAFDHVLPGLIGKKMGLEKLDILTELKARNLRHVLAIVLDASTVESLCSIWKVSKSWREIIVQDRNADKRRKLYTKQPKQAAREHLLKAEDAATRLNILNRSALRLVQGQARTPVLQTPPSHTEITPRRCSSVPHSASRQEEYMKVAKTLFTDEALKPCPRCQYPAKYQLVMKLGLCSREACAFEFCILCLQAFHGSKECNSLSAKRKNKKDAPPGSAQSKRNLKRL; translated from the exons ATGTCAGACAGTCCTCTAGTGAGGTTCAATATTCTTAAAAGAAATAGATTAACACCTCCCAGGAGCAGCTTTAAATACTCCAATTTTAAAGACATGTGTCGCACTTCAGCATTTCTGGACAGCAGATGCAATGAGTCAGGAAAAGATCCTGAGGCAGACCGTGAAGAAGCACCCAGTGTAACAAGTGTATCGTTGCTACAGGGGCATTCTGAGCACGTCCATCCAAGTGCCTTCTTTTCCAGGTCACCACCGAttgaaaaagaattaaattctatctcattatcagaagaaagagaaacaaagagaagtGCAGATTTTTTTGAAACTCCTAAATCAGGTAGAAAAGGTTCCTCACTACGCAGAAGGCTGCTTTTACCCAATACTGTTGAAGCTGGCACAACTGTAGGATGCTGTGAAAGACAACTTAGTTCTTCAGGaagcatcaggaaaaaaatattctcttgtGTTTTGAGCTCTGAAGAAAAGCTTTCACAAACAGCTGCATATTCTCCAAAAGGTTACAAAACTCTGACAACTAGCACTTCAGAACCTGAGAATTCTAATCCTAATTCTCCAAAAAGGAGGCTTTCCTTTTCCCAACAAAGGACTTCTACACTAGAGGATTCCCAATGTAAGGACCCCTTATTGTTAGAATCAGAAGGTTTGTCTCCAATTCAGTGGAAGGATGTCACTGCTAGTAACACTAAGGAAttcaatgaaaatattcttATGAGTGTTAAAGATGGGGTGCTTAGGACTCCTGCTTACAGTAGGAGTAGCCTACCTGAGGCCAGTGAGGGCAAATACCTGACTTCTATCCCCAGCCCAGTAGAGAACTTGAACTTTGGACTATGTGATATAAACTCTTCCCCTGTTAAGGTAGCAAATTACGCAGATCTTTCAACACCAGAAGACAGTGGATATAATTCACTTCCTTTGGACAAATCAGGAGACTCATTGTCTGATTACGATGGATCTTTCCAAGAGCTCTTCCAAAAGCACAAAGAAGATTCTAGAACTTTAGACAgtaaaagaaagacaagaaaactTGAGCGAGTCAGAAGGTTATCCACTCTTCGGGAACTAGGCTCCCAGTCAGACACAGAAGATAATCATGGCAGTCCTACTTCAATGCATTTGTTAACAAAAGAAAGAGACTTTGTCAGTGAAGATCATGAGTTAGTTCTAAAAGAACAGCCTAGTGGAGACCTGGTTGTAAGTCACGGGGATTTCTCAAGAACTCCAGCTCTGAAATTAATTCATGAAATTTGCTTGCAAAAACAAAGATTGCACCAAAAGCAAATCTCAGAGAATATTGAtggaacagaaatatttgcatttgatCATGTTCTTCCTGGACTTATTGGCAAGAAAATGGGCCTTGAAAAATTAGATATTTTAACAGAATTGAAAGCTAGAAATTTAAGACATGTTCTTGCTATAGTTTTAGATGCTTCGACAGTAGAAAGTCTATGCAG CATTTGGAAAGTAAGCAAAAGCTGGCGTGAAATCATTGTACAAGACAGAAATGCAGATAAGAGGAGAAAACTGTACACAAAACAGCCGAAACAAGCAGCTCGG GAACATCTATTGAAGGCTGAAGATGCTGCTACAAGACTTAATATTCTCAATAGATCTGCTCTAAGGCTTGTTCAAGGTCAAGCCAGAACTCCTGTTTTACAGACACCACCTTCACACACTGAAATTACACCCAGGAGATGCAGTTCTGTTCCCCACTCAGCTAGCAGGCAGGAAGAATACATGAAA GTTGCTAAAACTCTGTTCACTGATGAAGCTCTAAAACCCTGTCCAAGATGTCAATATCCTGCTAAATATCAATTGGTAATGAAACTGGGACTATGTAGCAGAGAAGCATGTGCATTTGAGTTCTGTATTTTATGTCTGCAGGCATTCCATGGGTCAAAAGAATGTAATAGTTTATCTGCAAAACGGAAGAATAAAAAAGATGCTCCACCAGGAAGTGcccaaagcaaaagaaatttaaaaaggcTCTAA